One Micromonospora sp. WMMD812 genomic window carries:
- a CDS encoding LPXTG cell wall anchor domain-containing protein, translating into MLKHSTRRWLAGLGVAGALVAASATPAVAADEPFEVVAQDILVTPDRYGFAYVSAGSTDPEQSYQFGHTTLDIDYSGISDFAVLETPGEGWEWACETSGQVVHCETDLVDLDSPWLGIYVAGNHDAQPGQTGQLKLAMTSGGRTVHTTSAVTVAETVDLQTSAELNVSGAPGSKVGMPATVRNGSETTSHGAVLLMNGDYLVGYAGNFSNCQDSDYSGVLCTFDEDLEPGKSYRLSAELPFQLQKDVRTDATLLAGSVWWTKDDWKIISADWPQDGKPGTGEKLRLVEQAGARALTVPQTDPDMMSNYTDISVRVTGNNPADLSAKGATASGKKGDVVQVRPSATNLGPALLEYQGRPAFRVTVPEGTTAVEVSGECQPYTSDDEWDQWNGNWGEPGAKEYGCQITESPKDFENPYEFSLRIDKVIPNASGAVSVRLAGDPNSKNDNAKIVINPTGNGGGDGGQGGGDGDGGALPITGESTGLIAGIGALLLVAGAGGYLVAKRRRTRFVA; encoded by the coding sequence ATGCTCAAGCACTCCACCCGGCGCTGGCTCGCCGGGCTGGGCGTCGCAGGCGCGCTCGTCGCCGCCTCCGCCACCCCCGCAGTCGCGGCCGACGAGCCGTTCGAGGTCGTCGCCCAGGACATCCTCGTCACTCCGGACCGCTACGGCTTCGCGTACGTCTCGGCCGGGTCGACGGATCCGGAGCAGTCGTACCAGTTCGGCCACACCACGCTCGACATCGACTACTCCGGCATCTCCGACTTTGCCGTCCTGGAGACGCCCGGCGAGGGTTGGGAATGGGCGTGCGAGACCTCCGGCCAGGTCGTGCACTGCGAGACCGACTTGGTCGACCTCGACAGCCCGTGGCTCGGCATCTACGTAGCCGGCAACCACGACGCGCAGCCGGGTCAGACGGGCCAGCTGAAGCTCGCGATGACCTCGGGTGGCCGGACGGTCCACACGACGTCCGCCGTCACCGTCGCCGAGACCGTGGATCTCCAGACCAGCGCGGAACTCAACGTGAGCGGCGCTCCGGGCAGCAAGGTCGGCATGCCGGCGACCGTCCGCAACGGCTCCGAGACGACCAGCCACGGCGCGGTCCTGCTGATGAACGGCGACTACCTCGTCGGGTACGCGGGCAACTTCTCGAACTGCCAGGACTCCGACTACTCCGGTGTGCTCTGCACCTTCGACGAGGACCTGGAGCCGGGCAAGAGCTACCGCCTCTCCGCAGAGCTGCCCTTCCAGCTACAGAAGGACGTTCGGACGGACGCCACCCTGCTCGCCGGGAGCGTCTGGTGGACCAAGGACGACTGGAAGATCATCAGCGCCGACTGGCCGCAGGACGGTAAGCCCGGTACCGGGGAGAAGCTGCGCCTCGTGGAGCAGGCCGGGGCCCGCGCGCTGACGGTGCCGCAGACCGACCCGGACATGATGAGCAACTACACCGACATCTCGGTGCGGGTGACCGGCAACAACCCGGCCGACCTCAGCGCCAAGGGCGCCACGGCCAGCGGCAAGAAGGGCGACGTCGTCCAGGTCCGGCCGTCCGCCACGAACCTCGGCCCGGCCCTCCTCGAATACCAGGGCCGCCCGGCGTTCCGCGTGACGGTCCCGGAGGGCACCACCGCGGTGGAGGTCTCCGGCGAGTGCCAGCCGTACACCTCGGACGACGAGTGGGACCAGTGGAACGGCAACTGGGGTGAGCCGGGCGCAAAGGAGTACGGCTGCCAGATCACCGAAAGCCCGAAGGACTTCGAGAACCCGTACGAGTTCAGCCTGCGGATCGACAAGGTCATTCCGAACGCCTCGGGTGCCGTCTCCGTCCGGCTGGCCGGCGACCCGAACAGCAAGAACGACAACGCCAAGATCGTCATCAACCCGACCGGCAACGGTGGCGGGGACGGCGGCCAGGGTGGCGGCGACGGTGACGGCGGCGCGCTGCCGATCACCGGTGAGTCCACCGGCCTGATCGCCGGCATCGGCGCCCTCCTGCTCGTCGCGGGCGCGGGCGGCTACCTGGTGGCCAAGCGCCGCCGGACCCGCTTCGTCGCCTGA
- a CDS encoding 3' terminal RNA ribose 2'-O-methyltransferase Hen1, translated as MLLTLTTTHRPATDLGHLLVKHPDRAHSFDVPVGTAHVFYPEADEQRCTAALLLDVDPLRLTGARRRGRSGPSATPETFTLGQYVNDRPYAASSLLASALAKVFRSALRGESRDRPELAASPIPLEVRVPVLRCRGGADVATRVFAPLGWAVEATAVPLDERHPEWGDSRYVDLRLSGTLRLADALNHLYVLLPVLDDAKHYWVAPDEVEKLLRAGASWLADHPERAMISRRYLAHRRALAGQALARLAEQRLADEPAVADTVDEEGDGTVERRPSLAARRREAVLAALAGSGASRVLDLGCGGGALLAALVGDRRYTEIVGTDVSTHALALAARRLRLERLPERQRDRIKLWQSALTYRDNRLRGYDAAVLMEVIEHVDPPRLPALEDAVLGHAQPGTVVVTTPNAEYNVRYEGLPAGRFRHADHRFEWTRAEFAAWVDRVAASYGYTARLAGVGDEDPEVGAPTQLAVLTRIAQEPTRKEDRS; from the coding sequence GTGCTGCTCACCCTGACCACCACCCACCGGCCGGCGACCGACCTCGGTCACCTGCTGGTCAAGCACCCTGACCGGGCGCACTCGTTCGACGTTCCGGTCGGGACCGCGCACGTCTTCTACCCCGAGGCGGACGAGCAGCGCTGCACCGCCGCCCTGCTGCTGGACGTCGACCCGCTGCGGCTGACCGGTGCCCGTCGCCGGGGCCGGAGCGGTCCGTCGGCCACCCCGGAGACCTTCACCCTCGGGCAGTACGTCAACGATCGGCCGTACGCCGCGTCGAGCCTGCTCGCCTCGGCCCTGGCCAAGGTGTTCCGCTCCGCACTGCGCGGCGAGTCGCGGGACCGGCCGGAGCTGGCCGCGTCCCCGATCCCGCTGGAGGTGCGGGTGCCGGTGCTGCGCTGCCGGGGCGGCGCGGACGTGGCGACCCGGGTGTTCGCCCCGCTCGGCTGGGCGGTCGAGGCCACCGCGGTTCCGCTCGACGAGCGGCACCCCGAGTGGGGCGACAGCCGCTACGTCGACCTGCGGCTGAGCGGCACCCTGCGGCTCGCCGACGCGCTCAACCACCTGTACGTCCTGCTTCCCGTCCTCGACGACGCCAAGCACTACTGGGTGGCGCCAGACGAGGTGGAGAAGCTCCTCCGGGCCGGCGCCAGCTGGCTGGCCGACCACCCGGAGCGGGCGATGATCAGCCGGCGCTACCTGGCGCACCGGCGGGCCCTGGCCGGGCAGGCCCTGGCCCGCCTCGCCGAGCAGCGGCTGGCCGACGAGCCGGCGGTCGCGGACACGGTGGACGAGGAGGGCGACGGGACCGTCGAGCGGCGTCCGTCGCTGGCCGCCCGGCGGCGGGAAGCGGTCCTCGCCGCCCTCGCCGGGAGCGGCGCGAGCCGGGTGCTCGACCTGGGTTGCGGCGGCGGGGCCCTGCTGGCCGCCCTGGTGGGCGACCGCCGGTACACGGAGATCGTCGGCACCGACGTCTCCACCCACGCCCTGGCCCTGGCCGCCCGCCGGCTGCGGCTGGAGCGGCTGCCGGAGCGGCAGCGGGACCGGATCAAGCTGTGGCAGTCCGCGCTGACCTACCGGGACAACCGGCTGCGCGGCTACGACGCGGCGGTGCTGATGGAGGTGATCGAGCATGTCGACCCGCCCCGCCTGCCGGCCCTGGAGGACGCCGTGCTGGGGCACGCCCAGCCGGGCACGGTCGTGGTGACCACCCCGAACGCCGAGTACAACGTCCGGTACGAGGGGCTGCCGGCGGGCCGGTTCCGGCACGCCGACCACCGCTTCGAGTGGACCCGGGCCGAGTTCGCCGCCTGGGTGGACCGGGTGGCGGCCAGCTACGGCTACACCGCCCGGCTCGCCGGGGTGGGCGACGAGGACCCGGAGGTCGGCGCGCCCACCCAGTTGGCCGTGCTGACCCGCATCGCGCAGGAACCGACCCGGAAGGAGGACCGCTCGTGA
- a CDS encoding polynucleotide kinase-phosphatase gives MTTLDIPELALVALVGISGSGKSSFARRHFAPTQVLSSDAFRAMVADDENDQSASADAFDVLHHVAAKRLRAGRLTVVDATNLQPHARAGLVRVAREHDVLPVAIVLDVPEALAWERTEGRADRAFGRQVLARMQRDLRRTYRQLAREGFRKVHVLRGVDEIETAEIRYERLYNDRRELTGPFDIVGDVHGCRAELEALLSRLGWELRHDDRGRPVDATHPSGRTAVFVGDLVDRGPDSPGVLRLVMGMVAAGHAICVPGNHEQKLLRRLRGRDVRLTHGLAETMAQLEVESPEFVAQVAAFVDGLVSHFVLDGGRLVVAHAGLKEEYQGRASGRVRAFALFGETTGETDEYGLPVRYPWARDYRGSAMVVYGHTPTPEPEWVNNTICIDTGCVFGGRLTALRYPEKDLVSVPAEREWYAPVRPLTAAPARSDLVLDLGDVTGRRHIEHGYGSLTVPAENAAAALEVMSRFAVDPRWLAWLPPTMAPCSTSTVDGFLEHPAQAFADYRAAGVGRVVCEEKHMGSRAVVLVCREPDGGPFGPGGGVVHTRTGRPFFGDPLDSALLDRVRHAATRAGLWDELGTDWLLLDTELLPWSAKAGGLIREQYAGVGAAGRAALPAALAALDGAAARGLDVAGLRERTARRNEEVRAYTDAYRAYVWPTDGLHGVTLAPFAVLAGAGASYADRDHGWHLDLADRLCAADPEFFTPTRRQVVDLADDEAVATATDWWLSLTAAGGEGMVVKPYAGLAARSERGSLLQPGIKCRGREYLRIIYGPGYTEPEQLAALRRRSLGRKRGLALREHGLGLAALDALAAGAPLWRRHELVFAVLACESEPVDPRL, from the coding sequence GTGACCACCCTCGACATCCCCGAACTCGCGCTCGTCGCGCTGGTCGGCATCTCCGGCTCCGGCAAGTCGTCCTTCGCCCGCCGGCACTTCGCACCCACCCAGGTGCTGTCGTCGGACGCGTTCCGGGCCATGGTGGCGGACGACGAGAACGACCAGTCCGCCTCCGCCGACGCGTTCGACGTGCTGCACCACGTCGCCGCCAAGCGGCTGCGCGCCGGGCGGCTCACCGTGGTCGACGCGACCAACCTCCAGCCGCACGCCCGGGCCGGACTGGTCCGGGTGGCCCGCGAGCACGACGTGCTGCCGGTGGCCATCGTGCTGGACGTACCCGAGGCGCTGGCCTGGGAGCGTACGGAGGGGCGCGCCGATCGCGCCTTCGGCCGGCAGGTGCTCGCCCGGATGCAGCGCGATCTGCGCCGCACCTACAGGCAGCTGGCCCGGGAGGGCTTCCGCAAGGTGCACGTGCTGCGCGGCGTCGACGAGATCGAGACCGCCGAGATCCGCTACGAGCGGCTCTACAACGACCGCCGCGAGCTGACCGGGCCGTTCGACATCGTGGGCGACGTGCACGGCTGCCGGGCCGAGCTGGAGGCGCTGCTGTCCCGGCTCGGCTGGGAGCTGCGCCACGACGACCGGGGCCGGCCGGTGGACGCGACGCACCCGTCGGGGCGTACCGCCGTGTTCGTCGGCGACCTGGTGGACCGCGGCCCGGACTCTCCCGGCGTGCTCCGCCTGGTGATGGGCATGGTGGCCGCCGGGCACGCGATCTGCGTGCCGGGCAACCACGAGCAGAAGCTGCTGCGCCGGCTGCGTGGGCGCGACGTCCGGCTCACCCACGGACTGGCCGAGACGATGGCCCAACTGGAGGTGGAGTCCCCGGAGTTCGTGGCCCAGGTGGCGGCGTTCGTGGACGGTCTGGTCAGCCACTTCGTGCTCGACGGCGGCCGGCTCGTGGTCGCGCACGCCGGCCTCAAGGAGGAGTACCAGGGGCGCGCGTCCGGCCGCGTCCGGGCGTTCGCGCTGTTCGGGGAGACCACCGGGGAGACCGACGAGTACGGGCTGCCGGTGCGCTACCCGTGGGCCCGCGACTACCGGGGCTCGGCGATGGTCGTCTACGGGCACACTCCGACGCCGGAGCCGGAGTGGGTGAACAACACCATCTGCATCGACACCGGCTGCGTGTTCGGTGGCCGGCTCACCGCCCTGCGCTACCCGGAGAAGGACCTGGTCTCCGTCCCGGCCGAGCGCGAGTGGTACGCGCCCGTACGCCCGCTGACCGCCGCCCCGGCGCGGTCGGACCTGGTGCTGGACCTGGGGGACGTGACCGGCCGGCGACACATCGAGCACGGCTACGGGTCGCTGACCGTGCCCGCCGAGAACGCCGCCGCGGCGCTGGAGGTGATGAGCCGCTTCGCGGTCGACCCGCGCTGGCTGGCCTGGCTGCCGCCGACCATGGCGCCCTGCTCCACCTCGACGGTGGACGGCTTCCTGGAGCACCCGGCGCAGGCGTTCGCCGACTACCGGGCGGCCGGCGTGGGACGGGTGGTCTGCGAGGAGAAGCACATGGGGTCGCGGGCGGTGGTGCTGGTCTGCCGGGAGCCGGACGGCGGGCCGTTCGGCCCGGGCGGCGGCGTGGTGCACACCCGCACCGGCCGGCCGTTCTTCGGCGACCCGCTCGACTCCGCGCTGCTCGACCGGGTCCGGCACGCGGCGACCCGGGCCGGGCTCTGGGACGAGCTGGGCACCGACTGGCTGCTGCTCGACACGGAGCTGCTGCCCTGGTCGGCGAAGGCCGGCGGGCTGATCCGCGAGCAGTACGCGGGGGTCGGCGCCGCCGGCCGGGCCGCCCTTCCGGCGGCGCTGGCCGCGCTCGACGGCGCGGCCGCCCGAGGGCTGGACGTGGCCGGGCTGCGCGAGCGTACGGCCCGCCGGAACGAGGAGGTGCGCGCCTACACCGACGCCTACCGGGCGTACGTGTGGCCGACCGACGGGCTGCACGGGGTGACGCTGGCGCCGTTCGCGGTGCTCGCCGGCGCCGGGGCCAGCTACGCCGACCGGGACCACGGCTGGCACCTCGACCTGGCCGATCGGCTCTGCGCCGCCGACCCGGAGTTCTTCACCCCGACTCGGCGACAGGTGGTCGACCTCGCCGACGACGAGGCGGTCGCCACGGCCACCGACTGGTGGCTGTCGCTCACCGCCGCCGGGGGTGAGGGCATGGTGGTGAAGCCGTACGCCGGGCTGGCCGCCCGGAGCGAGCGCGGTTCGCTGCTCCAGCCGGGGATCAAGTGCCGGGGACGGGAGTACCTGCGGATCATCTACGGCCCCGGCTACACCGAGCCGGAGCAGCTGGCGGCGCTGCGCCGACGGTCGCTGGGCCGCAAGCGCGGGCTGGCGCTGCGCGAGCACGGGTTGGGGCTCGCGGCGCTCGACGCGCTGGCCGCCGGGGCACCCCTGTGGCGCCGCCACGAACTGGTCTTCGCGGTCCTGGCCTGCGAGTCCGAGCCGGTCGACCCCCGGCTGTAG
- a CDS encoding VTT domain-containing protein translates to MPTPTTTLALGPDWLDPEWLISTFGLLGILTIVFAESGLLIGFFLPGDSLLFTAGLLTADGQYITYPLWLVCLLITLAAIAGDQVGYAFGRKVGPSLFRRPNSRLFKQENVLKAHEFFEKYGARSIVLARFVPIVRTFTPIVAGVSRMNYRTFVTYNIIGGVLWGTGVTVLGYFLGQIPFVKEHIELILIAIVAISVIPIAVELLRARIAAKRGTTAAERAAAEEAIRETREHYGKH, encoded by the coding sequence GTGCCGACGCCCACCACCACCCTGGCCCTGGGGCCGGACTGGCTCGATCCGGAGTGGTTGATCTCGACGTTCGGGCTGCTCGGCATCCTGACCATCGTCTTCGCCGAGTCCGGCCTGTTGATCGGGTTCTTCCTGCCGGGCGACTCGCTGCTGTTCACCGCGGGCCTGCTCACCGCCGACGGGCAGTACATCACCTACCCGCTGTGGCTGGTCTGCCTGCTGATCACGCTCGCCGCGATCGCCGGCGACCAGGTCGGGTACGCGTTCGGCCGCAAGGTCGGGCCCTCACTGTTCCGCCGCCCGAACTCGCGGCTGTTCAAGCAGGAGAACGTGCTCAAGGCGCACGAGTTCTTCGAGAAGTACGGCGCCCGCTCCATCGTGCTGGCCCGCTTCGTGCCGATCGTGCGGACCTTCACGCCGATCGTGGCGGGCGTCAGCCGGATGAACTACCGCACCTTCGTGACCTACAACATCATCGGCGGCGTGCTCTGGGGCACCGGCGTCACGGTGCTCGGCTACTTCCTCGGCCAGATCCCGTTCGTGAAGGAGCACATCGAGCTCATCCTGATCGCGATCGTCGCGATCTCGGTGATCCCGATCGCCGTGGAACTGCTCCGGGCGCGGATCGCGGCCAAGCGCGGCACGACCGCCGCGGAGCGGGCCGCCGCCGAGGAGGCCATCCGGGAGACCCGGGAGCACTACGGCAAGCACTGA
- a CDS encoding metalloregulator ArsR/SmtB family transcription factor, which translates to MENVGTALAEMTMPQISPLAGEPIERADAERLAGVLKALADPARLRLLSLIQSAPEGEACVCDLTAPLGLSQPTVSHHLRILTEAGLLEREKRGVWAYYRLVPAAIATIADLLTPPRKRATKKAR; encoded by the coding sequence ATGGAAAACGTGGGAACTGCGTTGGCTGAAATGACTATGCCTCAGATCTCGCCGCTTGCTGGCGAGCCGATCGAACGTGCCGATGCCGAGCGCCTCGCCGGGGTCCTCAAGGCCCTCGCCGACCCCGCGCGGTTGCGGCTGCTCAGCCTGATCCAGTCGGCCCCCGAGGGCGAGGCGTGCGTCTGTGACCTGACCGCGCCGCTCGGCCTCTCGCAGCCGACGGTCAGCCACCACCTGCGTATCCTCACCGAGGCCGGTCTGCTGGAGCGGGAGAAGCGCGGTGTGTGGGCCTACTACCGGCTGGTCCCGGCCGCGATCGCCACGATCGCCGACCTGCTGACCCCGCCGCGCAAGCGGGCCACCAAGAAGGCTCGCTGA
- the pyrE gene encoding orotate phosphoribosyltransferase, with protein MGDHDDLRKFITDLAVVHGRVVLSSGREADWYVDLRRVTLHHQAAPLVGKVMLDLTADWEFDAVGGLTLGADPIAFSMLHAAAPTGRDLDAFVVRKAGKAHGLQRRIEGPEVAGRRVVAVEDTSTTGGSVLTAVEALREAGAEVVGVAVIVDRGAGDAVRAAGLPYRAAYTLADLGLVA; from the coding sequence ATGGGGGACCACGACGACCTGCGTAAATTCATCACCGACCTGGCCGTGGTCCACGGTCGGGTGGTGCTCTCCTCCGGGCGCGAAGCGGACTGGTACGTGGACCTGCGACGCGTCACGCTCCATCACCAGGCTGCACCGTTGGTCGGCAAGGTGATGCTCGACCTCACCGCCGACTGGGAGTTCGACGCGGTCGGGGGCCTGACGCTCGGGGCTGACCCGATCGCGTTCTCGATGCTGCACGCCGCCGCCCCGACCGGCCGGGACCTGGACGCCTTCGTGGTCCGCAAGGCGGGCAAGGCGCACGGGCTGCAGCGGCGGATCGAGGGGCCGGAGGTGGCCGGTCGCCGGGTGGTGGCGGTGGAGGACACGTCGACGACGGGCGGCAGCGTGCTGACCGCGGTCGAGGCGTTGCGTGAGGCCGGAGCCGAGGTCGTCGGGGTTGCGGTTATTGTTGATCGAGGCGCCGGCGACGCGGTGCGAGCCGCCGGATTGCCGTATCGGGCGGCCTATACGTTGGCTGACCTCGGCCTTGTGGCGTAA
- a CDS encoding SDR family oxidoreductase — MTPDPTSTERRALVTGATAGIGAAFARRLAADGWHLVLVARDAARLDELAADLAGRHGREVETVSADLSTDDGCAAVEARLTGGSPIELLVNNAGISLNKPFLRSTAEDEARLLRLNVHAVMRLTLAALTPMTERRHGAVINVSSVAGFGAVMPGSTYSASKAWVTNFSESVGQSARPFGVRVMALCPGYTRTEFHERAGINMSKTPEWMWLRAEDVVDEALRDLRKGKLVSVPAWKYKLAVAGLRHAPKRLLHAVARDTRGRIGRDER; from the coding sequence GTGACGCCCGATCCCACGTCCACCGAGCGACGGGCGCTGGTGACCGGCGCGACCGCCGGCATCGGCGCCGCGTTCGCCCGCCGGCTGGCCGCGGACGGCTGGCACCTGGTGCTGGTCGCCCGCGACGCCGCCCGCCTCGACGAGCTGGCCGCCGACCTGGCGGGGCGGCACGGCCGGGAGGTCGAGACGGTCTCGGCCGATCTGTCCACGGACGACGGTTGCGCGGCCGTGGAGGCCCGGCTGACCGGCGGCAGCCCGATCGAGCTGCTGGTGAACAACGCCGGAATCAGCCTGAACAAACCGTTCCTGCGATCCACCGCCGAGGACGAGGCCCGACTTCTCCGGCTCAACGTGCACGCGGTGATGCGACTGACCCTGGCGGCGCTGACGCCGATGACCGAACGACGGCACGGGGCAGTGATAAATGTCTCTTCCGTCGCCGGGTTCGGCGCCGTCATGCCCGGGTCGACCTACTCGGCCAGCAAGGCGTGGGTGACCAACTTCAGCGAGTCGGTGGGCCAGTCCGCCCGGCCGTTCGGCGTACGGGTGATGGCGCTCTGCCCCGGCTACACCCGCACCGAGTTCCACGAGCGGGCCGGCATCAACATGTCGAAGACGCCGGAGTGGATGTGGCTGCGGGCCGAGGATGTGGTCGACGAGGCTCTGCGTGACCTGCGCAAAGGCAAGCTGGTCAGCGTTCCGGCGTGGAAGTACAAGCTCGCCGTCGCCGGCCTGCGGCACGCGCCGAAGCGGCTCCTGCACGCCGTCGCCCGGGACACCCGCGGCCGGATCGGCCGCGACGAGCGCTGA
- a CDS encoding DUF4178 domain-containing protein, translating to MDGSVAYLVTTVVCLAGVAAVVLVLAAVRGSRTRTSEGVATGDGSGGAESPRDPRRLRPGDTVEIRRLSYLVRGTIRLVDGGWSWAEHLLDDPDGVPRRLSVQEHPELELVLWAAEPGVRLTPGAPILDLDGRRYSWAESGQARYTATGITGLDPTGTMRYHDYQAPGGARLSFEAYGETGWAVARGEVLHRTEVTVHPRTGEG from the coding sequence GTGGACGGGTCGGTGGCGTACCTGGTGACGACGGTCGTCTGCCTGGCCGGCGTGGCCGCGGTCGTGCTCGTCCTGGCGGCCGTGCGCGGGTCCCGGACGCGGACGTCCGAGGGCGTGGCGACCGGTGACGGGTCGGGCGGCGCCGAATCGCCACGCGACCCGCGGCGGCTGCGCCCCGGCGACACCGTGGAGATCCGCCGGCTGTCCTACCTGGTGCGCGGCACGATCCGCCTGGTCGACGGTGGCTGGAGCTGGGCCGAGCACCTGCTCGACGACCCGGACGGCGTGCCGCGGCGGCTCTCCGTCCAGGAGCACCCGGAACTCGAACTGGTGCTCTGGGCCGCCGAGCCGGGCGTCCGACTCACCCCGGGCGCCCCGATCCTCGATCTCGACGGCCGCCGGTACAGCTGGGCGGAGTCGGGGCAGGCCCGCTACACGGCCACCGGCATCACCGGTCTCGACCCGACCGGCACCATGCGCTACCACGACTACCAGGCGCCGGGTGGCGCCCGGCTCTCGTTCGAGGCGTACGGGGAGACGGGCTGGGCGGTGGCCCGGGGCGAGGTGCTGCATCGCACGGAGGTGACGGTCCACCCGCGGACCGGCGAGGGCTGA